A window of Streptomyces sp. DG1A-41 contains these coding sequences:
- a CDS encoding CitMHS family transporter, whose translation MLTILGFAMIATFLVLIMMKKMSPIAALVLIPALFCVFVGKGAKLGDYVLDGVTDLAPTAAMLMFAIVYFGVMIDVGLFDPIVRGILKFCKADPMRIVVGTAVLAAIVSLDGDGSTTFMITVSAMYPLYKRLKMSLVVMTGVAAMANGVMNTLPWGGPTARAATALKLDASDIFVPMIPALLVGLLFVFVLSYVLGVRERRRLGVLTLDEVLVEEKETETVLVGAGGSGDGKVDMRKSLPSGGGAGSGADAPEDDARDQDGFQGLDPNRSTLRPKLYWFNALLTVVLLTAMIMEWLPIPVLFLIGAALVLTVNFPHIPDQKARIAAHAENVLNVSGMVFAAAVFTGVLQGTGMVDQMAKWMVGVIPEGMGPHMAIVTGVLSLPLTYFMSNDGFYFGVLPVLAEAGAAHGVSPMEMARASLVGQPLHMSSPLVPAVYVLVGMAKVEFGDHTKFVVKWAALTCLVILGAGLLFGII comes from the coding sequence ATGCTGACCATCCTCGGCTTCGCCATGATCGCGACCTTCCTGGTCCTGATCATGATGAAGAAGATGTCGCCGATCGCGGCGCTCGTGCTGATTCCCGCGCTGTTCTGCGTGTTCGTCGGCAAGGGCGCCAAGCTCGGCGACTACGTCCTCGACGGCGTGACCGACCTCGCCCCCACTGCGGCGATGCTCATGTTCGCGATCGTCTACTTCGGTGTGATGATCGATGTCGGTCTCTTCGACCCGATCGTCCGCGGGATCCTCAAATTCTGCAAAGCCGACCCGATGCGGATCGTCGTCGGCACCGCGGTGCTCGCCGCGATCGTGTCGCTGGACGGCGACGGCTCCACCACCTTCATGATCACCGTCTCGGCGATGTACCCGCTGTACAAGCGCCTGAAGATGAGCCTGGTCGTGATGACCGGTGTCGCCGCCATGGCCAACGGCGTGATGAACACCCTCCCCTGGGGCGGCCCGACCGCCCGCGCCGCGACCGCGCTCAAGCTCGACGCCAGCGACATCTTCGTCCCGATGATCCCGGCGCTCCTGGTGGGCCTGCTGTTCGTCTTCGTCCTCTCCTACGTCCTCGGCGTGCGTGAGCGCCGGCGGCTGGGCGTGCTGACGCTCGACGAGGTCCTGGTGGAGGAGAAGGAGACCGAGACGGTCCTCGTGGGAGCCGGCGGCTCCGGCGACGGCAAGGTCGACATGCGCAAGAGCCTCCCGAGCGGCGGCGGCGCGGGATCCGGAGCGGACGCCCCCGAGGACGACGCCCGCGACCAGGACGGCTTCCAGGGCCTCGACCCGAACCGGTCCACCCTGCGCCCCAAGCTCTACTGGTTCAACGCGCTGCTCACGGTCGTCCTGCTCACCGCCATGATCATGGAGTGGCTGCCGATCCCGGTGCTGTTCCTGATCGGCGCCGCGCTGGTGCTCACCGTGAACTTCCCTCACATCCCCGACCAGAAGGCCCGGATCGCCGCCCACGCCGAGAACGTCCTCAACGTCTCCGGCATGGTCTTCGCCGCCGCCGTCTTCACCGGCGTCCTCCAGGGGACCGGCATGGTCGACCAGATGGCCAAGTGGATGGTGGGCGTCATCCCCGAGGGCATGGGCCCGCACATGGCCATCGTCACCGGTGTGCTGAGCCTGCCGCTGACGTACTTCATGTCGAACGACGGCTTCTACTTCGGTGTCCTCCCGGTCCTCGCCGAGGCGGGTGCCGCGCACGGCGTCTCCCCGATGGAGATGGCCCGCGCCTCGCTGGTCGGCCAGCCGCTGCACATGTCCAGCCCGCTCGTCCCGGCCGTCTACGTCCTGGTCGGCATGGCCAAGGTGGAGTTCGGCGACCACACGAAGTTCGTCGTGAAGTGGGCCGCCCTCACATGCCTCGTCATCCTCGGGGCAGGCTTGCTGTTCGGCATCATCTGA
- a CDS encoding TetR/AcrR family transcriptional regulator, whose protein sequence is MKPVPHATSLRRAPVQRRSAERLTRILDACADLLDEVGYDALSTRAVAQRAGVPIGSVYRFFGNKRQMVDALAQRNLERFSERVTQRLREAGDGGWREAMDAVLDEYLEMKRTAPGFSLVDFGNQIPVGARQAEPNHRVADRLTELLSGYLEREPDEELRRIFLIAVETADTLVHLAFRIAPEGDRKIIEEMREMLRAYLARVLD, encoded by the coding sequence ATGAAGCCCGTGCCCCACGCGACATCGCTCCGTCGTGCGCCCGTGCAGCGGCGCAGTGCCGAACGCCTGACCAGGATCCTCGACGCCTGCGCCGACCTGCTCGACGAGGTCGGCTACGACGCCCTGAGCACCCGTGCCGTCGCCCAGCGGGCCGGAGTCCCCATCGGCTCGGTCTACCGCTTCTTCGGCAACAAGCGCCAGATGGTCGACGCGCTGGCCCAGCGCAACCTCGAGCGTTTCTCGGAGCGGGTCACCCAGCGCCTTCGGGAGGCGGGCGACGGGGGCTGGCGTGAGGCCATGGACGCCGTGCTCGACGAGTACCTGGAGATGAAGCGCACCGCTCCCGGCTTCTCCCTCGTCGACTTCGGCAACCAGATCCCGGTCGGCGCCCGCCAGGCCGAACCCAACCACCGCGTCGCCGACCGCCTCACGGAGCTGCTCTCCGGCTATCTCGAGCGGGAGCCCGACGAGGAGTTGCGCCGGATCTTCCTCATCGCCGTCGAGACCGCCGACACCCTCGTGCACCTGGCGTTCCGCATCGCGCCGGAAGGGGACCGGAAGATCATCGAGGAGATGCGGGAGATGCTGCGGGCGTATCTGGCCCGGGTGCTCGACTGA
- the hmgA gene encoding homogentisate 1,2-dioxygenase, which translates to MGADARKTAEGLTYLSGFGNEHSSEAVPGALPQGRNSPQRAPLGLYAEQLSGTAFTEPRAHNRRSWLYRIRPSAAHPAFTRTHNGSIRTAPFTQTVPDPNRLRWNPLPDPAPETDFLAGLWTLGGNGDVTQRTGIAVHLYAANASMDRVFSDADGELLIVPERGGLLLRTEFGLLHVDPGHVALIPRGVRFRVELLDGSARGYVCENYGAPFRLPDLGPIGANGLANPRDFRAPVAAYEDVEGPVEVVNKFCGNLWTAAYDHSPLDVVAWHGNHVPYVYDLRRFNVLGTISYDHPDPSVFTVLTSPSDTPGLAGVDFVVFAPRWLVGEDTFRPPYFHRNVMTEYMGLIEGAYDAKAEGFVPGGGSLHNMMSAHGPDRETFDRASAAELRPQKIDDGLAFMFETRWPIALTPQAARAEHLQQRYDDVWQGLERHFRPLH; encoded by the coding sequence ATGGGCGCGGACGCGCGGAAGACCGCCGAAGGGCTGACCTATCTCTCCGGCTTCGGCAACGAGCACAGCTCCGAGGCCGTCCCGGGCGCACTGCCGCAGGGCCGCAACTCGCCTCAGCGGGCCCCGCTCGGGCTGTACGCGGAACAGCTGAGCGGTACGGCCTTCACCGAGCCCCGGGCCCACAACCGCCGCTCGTGGCTGTACCGGATCCGCCCGTCGGCCGCGCACCCGGCGTTCACCCGCACGCACAACGGCTCGATCCGCACCGCCCCCTTCACCCAGACCGTGCCCGACCCCAACCGCCTGCGCTGGAACCCCCTCCCCGACCCGGCGCCGGAAACCGACTTCCTGGCCGGCCTGTGGACCCTGGGCGGCAACGGCGACGTCACCCAGCGCACCGGGATCGCCGTCCACCTCTACGCCGCCAACGCCTCGATGGACCGGGTGTTCAGCGACGCCGACGGCGAGCTGCTGATCGTCCCGGAGCGCGGCGGGCTGCTGCTGCGCACGGAGTTCGGTCTGCTCCATGTGGATCCGGGCCATGTGGCGCTCATCCCTCGTGGGGTCCGCTTCCGTGTGGAGTTGCTGGACGGGTCCGCCCGCGGCTATGTGTGCGAGAACTACGGTGCGCCCTTCCGCCTCCCCGACCTGGGCCCGATCGGCGCGAACGGCCTCGCCAACCCCCGGGACTTCCGCGCCCCGGTCGCCGCGTACGAGGACGTCGAGGGCCCGGTGGAGGTGGTGAACAAGTTCTGCGGCAACCTGTGGACGGCCGCCTACGACCACTCCCCGCTCGATGTCGTCGCCTGGCACGGCAACCATGTGCCGTACGTCTACGACCTTCGCCGTTTCAATGTGCTCGGCACCATCTCGTACGACCACCCGGACCCGTCGGTCTTCACGGTGCTGACGTCTCCGTCGGACACCCCGGGGCTGGCCGGGGTCGACTTCGTGGTGTTCGCCCCGCGCTGGCTGGTCGGCGAGGACACGTTCCGGCCGCCGTACTTCCACCGGAACGTGATGACCGAGTACATGGGCCTGATCGAGGGCGCGTACGACGCGAAAGCGGAAGGCTTCGTGCCGGGCGGCGGGTCGCTGCACAACATGATGTCGGCGCACGGCCCGGACCGGGAGACCTTCGACCGGGCGAGCGCCGCAGAGCTGAGGCCGCAGAAGATCGACGACGGCCTGGCGTTCATGTTCGAGACGCGCTGGCCGATCGCCCTCACTCCGCAAGCGGCCCGCGCCGAACACCTCCAGCAGCGCTACGACGACGTCTGGCAGGGCCTGGAGCGGCACTTCCGTCCCTTGCACTGA
- a CDS encoding GntR family transcriptional regulator, protein MTSFAPDSIVLNRKLPLWYQVSQSLRASILGRSPQDPLRLPTEEQLAGHYGVSVLTMRQALKELEDEGLISRHRRRGTFIEPHARRGSPVRLLGSVDAIVAQQSGMTTELLDHGTAPVPAELAEFFPDLTEVATYHRLRSDEKTGEPTNHARNYVRPELAARMDLDDLVRWPMTKVLRDVVGADISRITDTVEARLADPETAKLLQVPLLSPILHYTGITYDAGARPLDVAVIQYRGDRFSFTVTLDAT, encoded by the coding sequence GTGACCTCCTTCGCTCCGGACTCGATCGTCCTGAACCGCAAGCTGCCGCTCTGGTACCAGGTGTCGCAGTCGCTGCGCGCCTCGATCCTCGGCCGCTCGCCCCAGGACCCGCTGCGCCTCCCCACCGAGGAGCAGCTGGCCGGGCACTACGGCGTGAGCGTGCTGACCATGAGGCAGGCCCTGAAGGAGCTGGAGGACGAGGGGCTCATCTCGCGCCACCGCCGGCGCGGCACCTTCATCGAGCCGCACGCGCGCCGGGGCTCCCCGGTCCGTCTGCTCGGCTCGGTGGACGCGATCGTGGCCCAGCAGTCCGGCATGACGACCGAGCTGCTGGACCACGGCACCGCCCCGGTGCCGGCCGAACTCGCCGAGTTCTTCCCGGATCTGACCGAGGTGGCGACGTACCACCGGCTGCGCAGCGACGAGAAGACCGGTGAGCCCACCAACCACGCCCGCAACTACGTGCGTCCCGAACTGGCCGCGCGCATGGACCTGGACGACCTGGTCCGCTGGCCCATGACCAAGGTGCTGCGGGACGTCGTCGGGGCGGACATCAGCCGCATCACGGACACGGTGGAGGCCCGCCTGGCCGACCCGGAGACCGCGAAACTGCTCCAAGTCCCGCTGCTCAGCCCGATCCTGCACTACACGGGCATCACGTACGACGCGGGCGCGCGGCCTTTGGACGTGGCCGTCATCCAGTACCGGGGGGACCGCTTCTCCTTCACGGTGACCCTGGACGCGACGTAG
- a CDS encoding type ISP restriction/modification enzyme, with amino-acid sequence MPCVTHDDAPLLADLMPWSVAPPRLGRGWPAGPDAASLKARWDALMKAEGADRETLFEPTRSRTPHTAVGQLPGQAGSGTEKLARASGPCPEPVRVLCAPFDEQWLIPDQRLIDAARPELWRVADERQVFVLEAAQAQGGVRTVPPAPRLLVTSLLPLLRPGRIRPLFRRPGGQEPNLAPGLLEHLATRLGSAPTPLDVLAWITATARPDLSVPLTGDADAWARGLELGHRLLWLMRRDGERPKLPGGRRPYVRAPLPSRPLTLLYDRDEEALLLDEGRISPVPPEAWDFEVDGVRVLEQWFTARVTEAEPGTLAAIRPATWPQTWTSELLELITVLALLAELRPLEDPTVPDPVTTTELREAGVLPVPALARRPATVLDGPEEGPEGQLALL; translated from the coding sequence ATGCCCTGCGTGACGCACGACGACGCTCCGCTGCTGGCGGACCTCATGCCGTGGTCCGTCGCACCGCCGCGGCTCGGCCGGGGGTGGCCGGCGGGCCCCGACGCGGCGTCCCTGAAGGCCCGCTGGGACGCCCTGATGAAGGCCGAGGGAGCCGACCGCGAGACCCTGTTCGAGCCGACCCGCTCGCGCACGCCGCACACGGCGGTCGGACAGTTGCCCGGCCAGGCCGGCAGCGGCACGGAGAAGCTGGCGCGCGCCTCGGGGCCGTGCCCGGAGCCGGTGCGCGTGCTGTGCGCCCCCTTCGACGAGCAGTGGCTGATCCCCGACCAGCGGCTGATCGACGCGGCCCGCCCGGAGCTGTGGCGGGTGGCGGACGAACGGCAGGTCTTCGTGCTGGAGGCAGCCCAGGCCCAAGGGGGTGTCCGCACAGTCCCCCCTGCCCCACGCCTGCTCGTCACCTCACTGCTCCCGCTGCTCCGCCCCGGCCGGATCCGCCCGCTGTTCCGGCGACCGGGCGGGCAGGAGCCGAACCTCGCCCCCGGCCTGCTGGAGCACCTGGCCACCCGCCTGGGCAGCGCCCCCACACCGCTGGACGTGCTGGCCTGGATCACGGCGACGGCCCGCCCGGACCTCTCCGTCCCGCTCACCGGGGACGCCGACGCCTGGGCGCGAGGCCTGGAGCTGGGCCACCGGCTGCTGTGGCTGATGCGCCGCGACGGCGAACGCCCCAAGCTCCCCGGCGGCCGCCGCCCCTACGTCCGCGCCCCGCTGCCCTCCCGCCCCCTGACCCTGCTCTACGACAGGGACGAGGAGGCTCTCCTGCTGGACGAGGGCCGCATCTCCCCGGTGCCGCCGGAGGCCTGGGACTTCGAGGTGGACGGGGTGCGCGTCCTGGAGCAGTGGTTCACGGCGCGCGTCACCGAGGCCGAGCCGGGCACACTCGCCGCGATCCGCCCCGCCACATGGCCCCAGACCTGGACGTCGGAGCTGCTGGAACTGATCACGGTCCTCGCCCTGCTGGCCGAACTGCGCCCACTGGAGGATCCGACGGTCCCCGACCCCGTCACGACGACCGAGCTGCGCGAGGCCGGCGTCCTCCCGGTGCCAGCGCTGGCCCGCCGCCCGGCCACGGTGCTGGACGGCCCCGAGGAGGGCCCGGAAGGGCAACTCGCGCTGCTCTAA
- a CDS encoding TetR/AcrR family transcriptional regulator C-terminal domain-containing protein → MAGRAAVPEVIWARPERTGRGPKPAFTRADIAAAAVRIADAEGLDAVSMRRVAAELGCGTMSLYNYVPRKEDLYELMVDAVGAEHELFEPTGDWRADMLRNAQETRAIMYRHTWVPRLMSGMFGFSPNTLRYLEHCLACLEPLAAPAGTKTELIALLNGVVTTYTANDIATVERTRSMPWSEEEENAVRMAYLGSQVATGAYPRLAAAFMEQSGPVDLEGVFRRALERVLDAYDPDLR, encoded by the coding sequence ATGGCGGGCCGAGCGGCCGTACCCGAAGTGATCTGGGCGCGCCCCGAGCGCACCGGCCGTGGGCCGAAACCGGCGTTCACCCGCGCCGACATCGCGGCGGCGGCGGTGCGGATCGCCGACGCGGAGGGGCTGGACGCGGTGTCCATGCGGCGTGTCGCGGCGGAACTGGGTTGCGGCACGATGTCGCTGTACAACTACGTCCCCCGTAAGGAGGACCTGTACGAGCTGATGGTGGACGCCGTCGGTGCCGAGCACGAGTTGTTCGAGCCCACCGGCGACTGGCGCGCCGACATGCTCCGCAACGCGCAGGAGACGCGCGCCATCATGTACCGCCACACCTGGGTGCCGCGCCTGATGTCGGGGATGTTCGGCTTCAGCCCCAACACTCTGCGCTATCTGGAGCACTGCCTGGCCTGCCTCGAACCGCTCGCCGCTCCGGCCGGCACGAAGACGGAGCTGATCGCGCTGCTCAACGGGGTCGTGACGACGTACACCGCGAACGACATCGCGACCGTCGAGCGCACCCGCTCCATGCCGTGGTCCGAGGAGGAGGAGAACGCGGTCCGGATGGCCTATCTGGGCAGCCAGGTGGCCACCGGCGCCTATCCGCGACTGGCCGCGGCCTTCATGGAGCAGAGCGGGCCGGTCGATCTGGAGGGCGTGTTCAGGCGGGCCCTCGAACGCGTACTGGACGCCTACGATCCCGATCTGCGTTAG
- a CDS encoding ATP-binding cassette domain-containing protein, translated as MTSTYAVLSEGLEKRFGEVRALRGLDLAVAEGTVCGILGPNGAGKTTAVRLLTTLLRPDAGSARVAGHDLAREAAAVRSRIGVTGQDTSIDGELTGWQNLLLFGRLHRVRGPADRATELLDRFGLAEAADRPASTYSGGMRRRLDLAASLIRRPEVLFLDEPTTGLDPASRNLIREAVRDLTAQGTTVLLTTQYLEEADQLADDIALVDRGRVAHTGSPAQLKALVGAHAEVVVTDADALTKAAAVLDHLTGAQPSFDHERNTVGAVTKDPTLTLPLLVRTLDSAGVPLLDVSLRPPTLDDVFLRLTNTTTGERERAA; from the coding sequence ATGACTTCTACGTACGCTGTACTTAGTGAGGGTCTGGAGAAGCGGTTCGGAGAGGTCCGTGCCCTGCGCGGGCTGGATCTCGCGGTGGCCGAGGGGACGGTGTGCGGGATCCTCGGGCCGAACGGGGCGGGCAAGACCACGGCCGTACGGCTGCTGACCACGCTGCTGCGGCCGGACGCGGGCTCCGCGCGGGTCGCCGGGCACGATCTCGCCCGGGAGGCCGCCGCCGTACGGAGCCGGATCGGGGTCACCGGGCAGGACACGTCGATCGACGGGGAGCTCACCGGATGGCAGAACCTGCTGCTGTTCGGCCGGCTGCACCGGGTGCGCGGCCCTGCCGACCGGGCCACGGAACTCCTCGACCGCTTCGGGCTGGCCGAGGCAGCCGACCGGCCCGCCTCCACCTACTCCGGCGGCATGCGGCGCCGGCTGGACCTGGCGGCGAGCCTGATCCGCCGCCCCGAGGTGCTGTTCCTGGACGAGCCGACGACCGGTCTCGACCCGGCCAGCCGCAACCTCATCCGGGAGGCGGTGCGCGACCTGACCGCGCAGGGCACGACCGTGCTCCTGACCACCCAGTACCTGGAGGAGGCCGACCAACTCGCCGACGACATCGCCCTGGTCGACCGGGGCCGGGTCGCGCACACCGGGTCGCCGGCGCAGCTCAAGGCGCTCGTCGGGGCGCACGCCGAGGTCGTCGTGACGGACGCGGACGCGCTCACGAAGGCGGCGGCCGTCCTCGACCACCTCACGGGCGCGCAGCCGTCGTTCGACCACGAGCGGAACACCGTCGGCGCGGTCACCAAGGACCCGACGCTCACCCTCCCGCTGCTCGTTCGCACGCTGGACTCGGCGGGCGTGCCGCTGCTCGACGTGAGTTTGCGGCCACCGACCCTCGACGACGTCTTCCTGCGCCTCACAAACACCACGACCGGCGAAAGGGAGCGTGCCGCATGA
- a CDS encoding ABC transporter permease has translation MSMLAYDGTAMLGRQLLRMRNNPGLLILTQTMPISMLLFFGYVFGSALATPGEAYRAFLVPGLLVATAAGGIMAGMFQAAQDLHRGVTNRFRTLPMSRAAVPLGQAVADLVVTAAGTVPFLLVGLAVGWRIEGGPLQAVGAVGLLMLFRFACTWAGIYLGLLTRNEEAAGQLGGATFLLPLLSSAYIPTSGLPGWLRTVAEWNPISAVSTALRDLFGNAPVPDGAAWPVAHPVAGSLMWCAVLLGVFVPLAVRQYAHGER, from the coding sequence ATGAGCATGCTGGCGTACGACGGGACCGCGATGCTGGGCCGCCAGCTGCTGCGGATGCGGAACAACCCGGGGCTGCTGATCCTCACCCAGACGATGCCGATCAGCATGCTGCTGTTCTTCGGCTACGTCTTCGGCAGCGCGCTGGCGACGCCGGGCGAGGCGTACCGGGCGTTCCTCGTGCCGGGCCTGCTGGTGGCGACCGCCGCGGGCGGGATCATGGCCGGCATGTTCCAGGCGGCCCAGGACTTGCACCGGGGCGTGACGAACCGCTTCCGTACGCTGCCGATGAGCCGGGCGGCCGTACCGCTGGGGCAGGCCGTCGCGGACCTGGTGGTCACGGCCGCCGGGACGGTGCCGTTCCTGCTGGTGGGGCTCGCCGTGGGCTGGCGGATCGAGGGCGGTCCGCTCCAAGCGGTGGGGGCCGTCGGGCTGTTGATGCTGTTCCGCTTCGCCTGCACCTGGGCCGGGATCTACCTCGGACTGCTCACCCGGAACGAGGAGGCGGCCGGTCAGCTGGGCGGGGCGACCTTCCTGCTGCCGCTGCTGTCCAGCGCGTACATCCCGACGAGCGGGCTGCCGGGGTGGCTGCGGACGGTCGCCGAGTGGAATCCGATCAGCGCGGTGTCGACGGCCCTGCGGGACCTCTTCGGCAACGCCCCTGTGCCCGACGGGGCGGCCTGGCCGGTGGCCCATCCCGTCGCGGGGTCGCTGATGTGGTGCGCCGTGCTGCTCGGGGTGTTCGTGCCGCTGGCCGTGCGTCAGTACGCGCACGGGGAGCGGTGA
- a CDS encoding anti-sigma factor, protein MSLFRREDPHSLAAPYALDALEPPERVRFEKHLRDCGRCAAEVRALSEDAVRLAWSTAAPAPAALRDRVMAAVRTTPQDPAPQKAVREPARTRAPQLPPHVWGTQPLPRQRERRRIPLFVPFATATAAAALVVASLFAVQANRTQDQLTAERDRSREIAHVLAAPDARASSGRDGRGRTIGVIASASEGSAVVTLGGYGAPPDGRVHQLWLMRSGAQPRSLGLFEGDTPLVATDLGTSATSLAVTVEPAGGSPQPTTQPIVQLALKSVGFGE, encoded by the coding sequence ATGAGTCTCTTCCGCCGCGAGGACCCGCACTCGCTCGCCGCGCCCTACGCGCTCGACGCCCTGGAGCCCCCGGAGCGGGTCCGCTTCGAGAAGCACTTGCGGGACTGCGGCCGTTGCGCCGCCGAGGTGCGCGCCCTGTCCGAGGACGCAGTCCGGCTCGCCTGGTCCACGGCCGCCCCGGCCCCCGCCGCCCTGCGCGACCGGGTCATGGCAGCCGTACGGACGACGCCGCAGGACCCGGCCCCGCAGAAGGCGGTGCGTGAGCCGGCACGCACGCGTGCGCCGCAGCTGCCGCCGCATGTGTGGGGCACCCAGCCGCTGCCGCGGCAGCGGGAGCGGCGCCGCATCCCGCTGTTCGTGCCTTTCGCCACGGCCACCGCCGCCGCGGCCCTCGTCGTCGCCTCGCTGTTCGCGGTGCAGGCGAATCGGACCCAGGATCAGCTGACCGCCGAGCGGGACCGGTCACGTGAGATCGCCCACGTTCTCGCGGCTCCGGACGCCCGTGCGAGCAGCGGCCGGGACGGGCGGGGCCGAACCATCGGAGTGATCGCCTCCGCCTCGGAGGGGAGCGCGGTGGTCACCCTCGGCGGATACGGTGCCCCACCGGACGGCCGCGTGCACCAGTTGTGGCTTATGCGCTCGGGCGCGCAACCACGCTCCCTGGGGCTCTTCGAGGGCGACACGCCCCTGGTCGCGACGGATCTCGGCACCTCCGCGACGTCACTGGCAGTGACCGTCGAGCCGGCCGGGGGATCGCCGCAGCCCACCACCCAGCCGATCGTCCAACTCGCCCTGAAATCTGTTGGATTCGGAGAGTGA
- a CDS encoding sigma-70 family RNA polymerase sigma factor, with protein MEADELLLLVAGGDQKAFEDLYGLVSGPVFGLVRRVVRDPAQSEEVAQEVLLELWRSAAKFDPGRGSAMSWILTLAHRRAVDRVRSARAAGEREQREAWRAHHPAFDQVTEEVEAGLEREWVRVCLDRLTDLQRQSVTLAYYEGYTYREVAERLSLPLGTVKTRMRDGLTRMRECLGGVA; from the coding sequence GTGGAGGCGGACGAGCTGCTGCTGCTCGTGGCGGGCGGCGACCAGAAGGCCTTCGAGGATCTGTACGGGCTGGTGTCCGGCCCGGTGTTCGGACTCGTACGGCGTGTGGTGCGCGACCCCGCCCAGTCGGAGGAGGTGGCTCAGGAGGTGCTGCTCGAACTGTGGCGCTCGGCCGCGAAGTTCGACCCGGGCCGGGGCAGCGCGATGTCGTGGATCCTCACCCTCGCCCACCGCCGGGCCGTCGACCGGGTGCGCAGCGCCCGCGCGGCCGGCGAGCGTGAGCAGCGGGAGGCCTGGCGCGCCCACCACCCGGCCTTCGACCAGGTCACCGAGGAGGTCGAGGCGGGACTCGAACGCGAGTGGGTCCGCGTCTGCCTGGACCGTCTCACCGACCTCCAGCGCCAGTCCGTCACCCTCGCCTACTACGAGGGCTACACCTACCGTGAGGTGGCCGAGCGGCTCTCCCTGCCGCTGGGCACCGTCAAGACGCGGATGCGCGACGGGCTGACCCGGATGCGCGAGTGCCTGGGAGGCGTGGCATGA